In one Chitinophaga sancti genomic region, the following are encoded:
- a CDS encoding non-ribosomal peptide synthetase yields MNNKLIHTLIEQRIGEYANRIALSGYGLRLTYEALNSYANQLSHGLLSFDCGNESTVGVYAGGGPLQVVALLACFKAGAVYVPMSADQAAQQLLQVMEDTGMKAIITTATHVAGLQQFLTRHGVKVATLMVIDNPAAAVLPLTVYHQDQKEHPVFSTSNVDLSYSEFNSAYVFYTSGSTGRSKGIIGSHTSLSHYIHWHQREWGIDGSFRISQLAPMTFDASLKDILTGLIGGATICMPESNIKNNPALLVEWLRSEEITLLQTVPSVFRLITGSLQESGQPFTALRYVVLAGERLYGRDVLNWKAANGTAARLSNLYGLTETTILKTCFHIDHWDWQAGEVLPVGLPVSNTMIAVVNNNSLCISGEIGEVYIKSPFISKGYTDPLLNEHHLVQNPLESNETDLVWRTGDLGRYRSDGNLEILGRRDEQVKINGVRIELEHVRSVLLQQKGIMRAELVVHTTEDFQQDLICYYTGDRYMPEQLRALLAADLNPSLLPVYYVWMDSFPLNMNGKVDKKALPKPMEILLKAGHEEPRPGLEEQLANVWRSVLGVSVIGREDNFFNAGGSSLKAIQVVTRVYKELDVQLTIADIFGNPVLRKLAEFIGQKHIDAYSAIPRAGERDSYPLSNSQKRLWLLSQLPEQSVAYNIVPVYKIRGMLDIAALAGAFQRLFERHESLRTVFFLQGEELLQRILPVDASGTGLVVRSFTGTNTEAQAYEQAARIAAEPFDLTNGPLFRTELLKIAKKEYLLILSIHHIISDEWSMGVMLREIINSYNALSEGNEPKFEALPIQYKDYAVWQQSALSEQLFSHHRQYWLKQFEGDLPVLDLPLDYTRSTEKLHQGAVLRSCFVENDSQAFQQLLQEKELTPFIGLSALVNILLYRYTGQSDLITGTPVAGRDHPDLENQIGYYLNTLALRNHITGEDSFMEVLERVKATIINAYAHQSYPFDLLVEELGLGRDPGRSPLFDVMVVWQNGQQAETLPDLDDLEIENVHLHDVVSKFDLTFFFEINKGIIDFQIEYDTALFRKERIEQMAAHLKELLHTVLQTPMAAVKVLQYIPATEQHLVLHTFNNTNFDWQLNPPDLVSCFAKQVSLNPNKTALIRDGKILSFRELNALSNQLADRLRKAHGVKRNQLIGISTARNEFLMIGILGILKAGGAYVPLDPVYPADRLNYIIEDSKLDLVLTDDATQLFNNTEVLDLSGEDVLSGYDPVDMPVLPEPADIAYVIYTSGSTGRPKGVILQHHAVINYISWANNYYFKPGKTYVFPVFTSISFDLTVTSLLGGLYRGDAVRLYPQTNLLDALDLMFREPGINALKITPAHIELLHSIGADLRDLEVIIVGGEELTSSHIARLSGMTSSDVRIFNEYGPTEATVGCVVAPVNVSADVRVIGTPIANMKIYILDEHQQLLPPGVPGELCIAGEGLAKGYLHNDVLTDERFISNPYGEGRLYRTGDIAGWTSTGEIIFYGRRDNQVKIRGYRIELGEIEESLISSGLLSQVVAAVYDAGTAKSVVAYYTADKPVAVDTLRIHLQGRLPQYMIPTHFMQLEQFSLTTNGKIDRMSLPAPLSRSKAYRAAGTATEKSIARIWEEVLGKERISLDDDFFEIGGHSLTAIQVNHRIARELSVKLNLRDIFTCSVLSQLVALVEASRQTFAGSIPRIAKQPDYELSHAQRRLWVINQLEDQSVAYNISMHYRLNGDVDLAALRAAFRYLVARHESLRTTFILEKGAPRQRILEAEECGIDLVFHDFSSFTSPVDYAIAHAADICEKVFDLEQGPLFRVELLRESPDSHLLVCCMHHIISDEWSVQVLVKEVISCYNSYVAGSVPTLAELPVQYKDYAGWQQQELAKKSFSQDRQYWLSLFEGELPVLELPADYPRPAVQKHRGALLRSNFTPEQSRMFRQIIQDKQVTPFMGILSLVAILLYRYSGQQDIIIGTPVTGRDHPDLEDQIGYYLNTLALRYQLEERDSFIHVLDQVRSTTIDAFSHQAYPFDLLIEELGVRRDMSRSPLFDVMVVWQKSEEGEEGADMKGLTGENLPVQQEVSKFDLTFFFVLVDGRMNFRIEYDTDIYSRARIERMATHMQCLLEEILQAPEKAIGHLNYIPEAEQVQLLKVFNETSKAWDLNRQDLVSCFVQQASLHPDETALVSEGKTFSFRELDSLSNQLADRLVGVHGITGNELIGISTTRNEYLVIGILGILKSGAGYVPLDPTHPADRLEYIIADSQLRLILTDNTTLSDEGRVAVLNLSEESTLNGYNAAGVAVKIHPEDIAYVIYTSGSTGRPKGVLVPHKGVVNVLCYIKEKLGVSMADRLVAITTYTFDMSVVELLLPLTMGCRLILAGNDVCNMPDQLSALLNSSEATILQATPGMWNLLLQSGWKGRAGLQVISGGEAMTEGLIRQLLHLTGRVWNMYGPTETTIFSTALEVTSTEQSPLIGRPLANTQLYILDGHQQLQPVGVPGELCIAGDGVAAGYLNNDLLTQDRFIVDPYGRGKLYRTGDIASWTADGEVVFYGRKDNQVKISGYRIELGEIEESLLSSGLLRQAIVTVYNKGTEKSLVAYYTVDKAVSAASVRSWLQTRLPQYMIPAYFMELEQLPLTGNGKIDRKSLPAPEALRQIYRAPETATEQTLARIWEDVLGKQQIGVDDNFFEIGGHSLRAIQVISRIFKAFHCRLTLGSFMQNPTIGAQAAILSATNRHHEPALIVAIDQHQAGRPALYLLPPLIGSPLVYKKIANTLSGCYNCYGLQDAGFDQAEKIDLTLNEKVRLFANQIIEHATEKKVRLMGFSYGATVAFEVAKMLEQEGFETTLLVIDRPVIKRRSFLGLKTASAEHEDINQFLDKIKMIDPAISYLNDITINWNNNIKLTEKYQQKGSIKGKLIAFKSKENMSKDFLSMEDWNEFTVNAFTHYYLSGDHYESLELDENIDKIYEALQQHDNIKEVIKAGL; encoded by the coding sequence ATGAATAATAAACTCATTCATACATTAATAGAACAACGGATAGGGGAATATGCGAACAGGATAGCGCTGTCCGGTTATGGCCTTCGTTTAACTTATGAAGCACTGAATAGTTACGCTAACCAGCTTTCCCATGGACTATTGTCTTTTGACTGCGGAAATGAAAGTACGGTTGGTGTTTATGCCGGCGGTGGTCCTTTGCAGGTGGTTGCCCTGTTAGCGTGCTTTAAGGCGGGAGCCGTATATGTGCCAATGTCGGCAGACCAGGCAGCGCAGCAGCTATTGCAGGTGATGGAAGATACCGGTATGAAAGCTATCATCACCACTGCTACACATGTGGCAGGGCTACAACAGTTTTTAACCAGACATGGGGTTAAAGTTGCTACACTGATGGTGATTGATAACCCTGCAGCTGCTGTATTGCCATTGACTGTGTATCATCAGGATCAGAAGGAGCATCCTGTTTTCAGTACTTCCAATGTAGATCTGTCGTATAGTGAATTTAACAGTGCCTATGTTTTTTATACTTCAGGGTCTACGGGTAGAAGCAAGGGAATAATAGGTTCTCATACATCGCTTAGCCATTATATTCATTGGCATCAGCGGGAATGGGGGATAGATGGTAGTTTCCGGATAAGCCAGCTGGCACCAATGACTTTTGATGCCTCACTGAAAGATATACTGACAGGCCTTATCGGAGGGGCTACCATCTGTATGCCTGAAAGCAACATAAAAAACAATCCTGCGCTGTTAGTGGAATGGTTACGAAGTGAAGAGATCACGCTGCTGCAGACGGTACCTTCTGTTTTCCGTTTGATTACCGGCAGCCTGCAGGAGTCCGGGCAGCCGTTTACAGCGTTGCGTTATGTGGTGCTGGCCGGAGAGCGTTTATACGGGAGGGATGTACTAAACTGGAAAGCCGCCAATGGTACAGCAGCACGTCTGTCTAATTTGTACGGATTAACAGAAACGACGATACTGAAAACCTGTTTTCATATTGATCACTGGGACTGGCAGGCGGGAGAAGTGTTGCCGGTAGGATTGCCGGTTAGCAATACGATGATAGCTGTTGTTAATAATAATAGTCTTTGTATCAGTGGCGAAATAGGAGAGGTCTATATTAAGAGCCCTTTCATCAGTAAAGGATATACGGATCCTTTATTGAATGAACATCATCTTGTTCAGAATCCATTGGAGAGTAATGAAACAGATCTTGTCTGGCGTACCGGAGATTTGGGGCGTTACCGCAGTGACGGTAATCTTGAAATTCTTGGCCGTAGGGATGAGCAGGTAAAAATTAATGGTGTCAGGATTGAACTGGAACATGTACGTTCCGTGCTATTGCAGCAAAAGGGGATCATGCGTGCTGAATTGGTGGTACATACTACGGAGGATTTTCAACAGGATTTAATTTGCTACTATACCGGCGACCGCTATATGCCTGAGCAGCTGCGTGCATTGTTGGCTGCTGATTTAAATCCATCCCTTTTGCCGGTATATTATGTATGGATGGATAGTTTTCCGTTGAACATGAACGGCAAAGTAGATAAGAAAGCACTGCCCAAACCTATGGAAATACTTTTGAAAGCGGGTCACGAAGAACCGCGGCCAGGGTTGGAAGAACAGCTGGCTAATGTATGGCGAAGCGTGTTGGGAGTAAGTGTCATAGGCAGGGAAGATAATTTCTTTAACGCCGGTGGTTCATCTCTCAAAGCAATACAGGTGGTTACCAGGGTATATAAAGAATTGGATGTTCAGCTCACCATTGCTGATATATTTGGCAACCCGGTTCTCCGGAAACTGGCCGAATTTATTGGTCAGAAGCATATTGATGCTTATAGTGCCATACCCAGGGCCGGTGAGCGGGATAGTTATCCTCTATCCAATTCTCAGAAACGTTTGTGGCTGTTAAGTCAATTGCCTGAACAATCAGTGGCCTATAATATTGTTCCGGTATATAAAATTCGGGGGATGTTAGATATAGCCGCCTTAGCCGGAGCATTTCAGCGTTTGTTTGAACGGCATGAAAGTTTGCGAACTGTTTTCTTTTTGCAGGGAGAAGAGTTATTGCAGCGTATTCTTCCCGTGGATGCATCAGGAACAGGATTGGTAGTGCGCTCTTTTACCGGAACAAATACGGAGGCGCAGGCCTATGAACAGGCGGCCAGAATTGCTGCAGAACCTTTTGATCTTACCAACGGTCCGCTGTTTCGGACAGAACTGTTGAAAATAGCCAAAAAAGAATATCTGCTGATTTTGTCGATCCATCATATAATCTCTGATGAATGGTCGATGGGCGTTATGCTACGGGAAATTATCAATTCCTATAATGCGCTGTCAGAAGGTAATGAACCCAAATTTGAGGCACTTCCGATTCAATATAAAGATTATGCAGTATGGCAACAGTCAGCATTATCGGAGCAACTATTTTCTCACCACCGGCAATATTGGCTGAAACAGTTTGAAGGGGACTTGCCCGTATTAGATTTACCATTGGATTATACCCGTTCTACCGAAAAGCTTCATCAGGGAGCCGTATTACGCTCATGCTTTGTAGAAAACGACAGCCAGGCATTTCAGCAATTACTGCAGGAAAAGGAATTGACACCATTCATAGGGCTAAGTGCATTGGTCAACATTTTATTGTATCGTTATACAGGTCAGTCTGATCTCATAACTGGTACCCCGGTAGCTGGCCGGGATCATCCGGATCTGGAAAATCAGATCGGATATTATCTGAATACACTGGCATTACGAAACCATATTACAGGGGAAGATAGTTTTATGGAAGTGCTGGAGAGGGTTAAAGCAACTATCATAAATGCATATGCACATCAATCATATCCTTTTGATCTGCTGGTGGAAGAATTAGGTTTGGGAAGAGACCCGGGTAGATCACCATTGTTTGATGTCATGGTGGTCTGGCAGAACGGGCAGCAGGCAGAAACACTGCCTGATCTGGATGATCTTGAAATTGAAAATGTACATCTCCATGATGTTGTGAGCAAGTTTGATCTTACATTTTTCTTCGAAATTAATAAAGGTATAATTGATTTTCAGATAGAATATGATACTGCATTATTCAGGAAAGAGCGTATTGAACAAATGGCAGCTCATCTGAAAGAACTTTTACATACCGTATTACAGACGCCAATGGCTGCGGTTAAGGTCCTGCAATATATTCCCGCCACAGAACAGCATCTGGTGCTGCATACCTTTAATAATACTAATTTTGACTGGCAATTAAACCCACCGGATTTGGTGAGCTGCTTCGCAAAACAGGTGTCACTAAATCCAAATAAAACCGCACTTATCCGTGACGGGAAAATACTTTCATTCCGTGAGCTGAATGCCCTTTCAAATCAGCTGGCAGATAGACTTCGCAAGGCACATGGTGTTAAAAGAAATCAACTCATAGGTATCAGCACTGCTCGTAATGAATTCCTCATGATTGGTATACTGGGTATTTTGAAAGCAGGCGGAGCATACGTTCCGCTAGATCCTGTATATCCCGCAGACCGGCTGAATTATATTATTGAAGATAGTAAGCTTGACCTGGTACTGACAGATGATGCAACGCAGCTCTTTAATAATACAGAAGTCTTGGATTTGAGTGGCGAAGATGTTTTGAGTGGTTACGACCCTGTTGATATGCCTGTTTTGCCAGAACCTGCAGATATAGCATATGTGATCTATACTTCTGGTTCAACAGGCCGTCCTAAGGGAGTAATATTGCAGCATCATGCAGTAATCAACTATATCAGCTGGGCGAATAACTATTATTTTAAACCTGGAAAAACCTATGTCTTCCCCGTTTTTACCTCGATTTCATTTGATTTAACTGTGACAAGTTTACTGGGCGGCCTTTACAGGGGTGATGCAGTGCGGCTATATCCTCAAACAAACTTGCTGGACGCATTGGATCTCATGTTCCGCGAACCCGGTATTAATGCGCTGAAGATCACTCCTGCTCATATCGAATTATTACATAGTATAGGTGCTGATCTTCGTGATCTGGAAGTTATCATTGTTGGTGGAGAGGAATTGACAAGCTCCCATATTGCACGCCTCTCCGGGATGACAAGTTCCGATGTCCGCATCTTTAACGAATATGGGCCAACGGAGGCAACAGTAGGTTGTGTGGTGGCCCCTGTTAATGTTAGTGCTGATGTACGTGTGATTGGTACCCCTATTGCTAATATGAAGATTTATATCCTGGATGAACATCAACAGTTGCTACCGCCAGGAGTGCCAGGTGAGTTATGTATCGCTGGTGAAGGACTTGCTAAAGGATATCTGCACAATGATGTGCTGACGGATGAACGTTTTATTTCAAATCCTTATGGCGAAGGAAGATTATACCGTACCGGCGACATCGCTGGGTGGACAAGCACCGGGGAAATTATCTTTTACGGACGCAGGGATAATCAGGTTAAGATCCGGGGATATCGTATAGAGCTGGGAGAGATTGAAGAAAGCCTGATTTCTTCAGGTTTGCTTAGTCAGGTAGTCGCTGCGGTTTATGATGCAGGTACTGCGAAGTCTGTTGTGGCTTACTATACAGCAGATAAGCCTGTAGCTGTTGATACGCTGCGTATTCATCTGCAGGGGCGTTTGCCGCAGTATATGATACCAACTCATTTTATGCAGCTGGAACAGTTTTCGTTGACCACTAACGGGAAGATTGACCGTATGTCTCTGCCGGCCCCGCTTTCCCGATCAAAGGCCTATCGTGCAGCCGGTACTGCCACAGAAAAGTCAATTGCCCGCATTTGGGAGGAAGTGTTAGGTAAGGAACGTATTAGTCTTGATGATGATTTTTTTGAGATAGGAGGTCATTCGCTGACTGCTATACAGGTGAATCATCGTATCGCCCGTGAGCTGTCTGTTAAGTTGAATCTACGTGATATTTTCACCTGCTCCGTGCTATCTCAGCTGGTAGCTTTAGTAGAGGCATCCCGGCAAACTTTTGCAGGATCTATTCCGCGGATTGCTAAGCAGCCGGATTATGAACTTTCGCATGCACAACGGCGCTTATGGGTCATCAACCAGCTGGAAGATCAGTCGGTGGCCTATAATATTTCCATGCATTACAGGCTGAATGGAGATGTAGATCTTGCCGCATTACGTGCAGCATTCCGCTATTTGGTTGCCCGTCACGAAAGTTTACGCACCACATTTATCCTGGAAAAAGGAGCGCCCAGACAACGGATACTGGAAGCAGAAGAATGCGGGATAGACCTGGTATTTCATGACTTTAGCTCCTTTACTTCTCCAGTTGATTATGCTATTGCACATGCCGCAGACATTTGCGAAAAGGTTTTTGATCTTGAACAGGGGCCGCTTTTCCGGGTGGAATTGCTGAGAGAATCCCCGGACAGTCATTTGCTGGTATGTTGCATGCATCATATTATTTCTGATGAGTGGTCGGTACAGGTTTTGGTAAAAGAAGTGATTAGCTGCTATAATTCCTATGTAGCAGGGAGTGTGCCAACACTTGCTGAATTACCGGTTCAGTATAAAGATTATGCCGGATGGCAACAGCAGGAATTAGCCAAAAAATCATTCTCGCAGGATCGTCAATATTGGTTGTCTCTTTTTGAAGGAGAATTGCCCGTGTTGGAGTTGCCCGCTGATTATCCCCGCCCCGCTGTTCAGAAGCACCGCGGAGCACTGTTGCGAAGTAATTTCACACCAGAACAAAGCCGGATGTTCCGCCAAATAATTCAGGACAAGCAGGTTACACCATTTATGGGGATACTCTCGTTGGTTGCTATTCTTTTATATCGTTACAGCGGCCAGCAGGATATCATAATAGGTACACCGGTGACTGGTCGTGATCACCCCGATCTGGAAGATCAGATTGGCTATTATCTCAATACGCTGGCTCTGCGCTATCAGCTGGAAGAAAGAGATAGTTTTATTCATGTTCTGGACCAGGTCAGATCAACAACCATTGATGCTTTTTCCCATCAGGCTTATCCTTTTGATTTATTGATAGAAGAGCTGGGAGTAAGGCGTGACATGAGCCGCTCGCCTTTGTTTGATGTAATGGTGGTATGGCAGAAAAGTGAAGAAGGAGAAGAGGGCGCTGATATGAAAGGACTTACCGGGGAAAACCTACCAGTACAGCAAGAGGTAAGTAAGTTTGATCTTACTTTTTTCTTTGTATTGGTAGACGGCAGAATGAATTTCCGGATAGAATATGACACAGATATATATAGCCGTGCACGGATAGAGCGTATGGCCACTCATATGCAATGTTTGCTGGAAGAAATCCTTCAGGCACCGGAAAAGGCGATAGGTCATCTTAATTATATTCCTGAAGCAGAGCAGGTCCAGCTGCTGAAGGTATTCAATGAAACCAGTAAAGCCTGGGATTTAAACAGGCAGGATCTTGTGAGCTGTTTTGTACAACAGGCATCCCTTCATCCTGATGAAACAGCACTTGTCAGCGAGGGGAAAACGTTTTCTTTCCGGGAACTGGATAGCTTGTCTAATCAGCTTGCAGACAGGCTGGTGGGTGTTCATGGCATCACAGGCAATGAATTGATAGGTATCAGCACCACACGTAATGAATACCTGGTCATCGGTATACTGGGGATCCTGAAATCAGGAGCAGGTTATGTGCCACTGGACCCGACGCATCCGGCAGACAGGCTGGAATATATTATAGCAGACAGTCAGCTGCGGCTTATCCTTACAGATAATACCACCCTTTCCGATGAGGGAAGAGTTGCTGTACTGAACCTCAGTGAAGAAAGTACCCTTAATGGTTATAATGCAGCTGGTGTTGCCGTTAAAATTCATCCGGAAGATATTGCTTATGTCATCTATACCTCCGGTTCTACCGGGCGTCCGAAAGGAGTACTGGTGCCACATAAAGGAGTCGTAAATGTACTGTGCTATATTAAAGAGAAACTGGGTGTGAGTATGGCCGACCGTTTGGTGGCAATTACGACCTATACTTTTGATATGTCAGTTGTAGAGCTGTTGCTCCCGCTGACCATGGGTTGCCGATTGATATTAGCAGGTAATGATGTCTGCAACATGCCAGACCAGCTGAGTGCTTTACTTAACAGTAGTGAGGCCACAATACTGCAGGCAACCCCCGGGATGTGGAATCTGTTGTTGCAGAGTGGCTGGAAGGGCCGTGCAGGCCTGCAGGTCATCTCCGGAGGTGAAGCGATGACAGAAGGCCTGATCCGGCAGCTGCTGCATCTTACAGGCCGTGTATGGAACATGTATGGTCCAACAGAAACCACGATATTTTCTACAGCACTGGAGGTAACGAGTACGGAACAATCTCCTCTTATCGGCCGCCCGTTGGCCAATACCCAACTCTATATACTGGATGGTCATCAGCAATTACAACCGGTAGGAGTGCCGGGAGAGTTATGTATAGCCGGAGACGGAGTTGCGGCAGGATACCTGAACAATGACTTACTGACGCAGGACCGTTTCATCGTCGATCCTTATGGCCGGGGTAAATTATACCGGACAGGAGATATCGCGAGCTGGACTGCTGATGGAGAAGTAGTATTCTATGGCCGTAAAGATAATCAGGTAAAGATCAGCGGTTATCGCATAGAGCTTGGAGAGATTGAAGAAAGCCTGCTTTCATCAGGTTTACTTCGTCAGGCAATAGTAACTGTATACAATAAAGGAACAGAAAAGTCACTGGTAGCCTATTATACGGTCGATAAGGCAGTATCGGCAGCATCTGTACGATCCTGGCTGCAAACCCGGTTGCCACAATATATGATTCCTGCCTATTTCATGGAACTGGAGCAGCTGCCACTTACGGGTAACGGTAAGATAGACCGTAAATCACTGCCGGCGCCGGAAGCACTGCGACAGATTTACCGTGCACCGGAAACAGCTACAGAACAGACACTGGCCCGCATATGGGAAGATGTACTGGGTAAACAACAAATTGGAGTGGATGATAACTTTTTCGAGATTGGTGGACATTCCCTGCGGGCTATCCAGGTAATATCAAGAATATTTAAAGCATTCCATTGCAGGCTCACATTGGGCTCGTTTATGCAAAATCCAACCATTGGGGCGCAGGCCGCTATTCTATCTGCAACCAACAGGCATCATGAGCCGGCATTGATAGTAGCAATAGACCAGCACCAGGCCGGGAGACCCGCATTGTATTTGCTGCCACCACTCATAGGCTCGCCATTAGTGTACAAAAAAATAGCTAATACCCTGAGTGGCTGCTATAACTGTTATGGACTGCAGGATGCAGGCTTTGACCAGGCGGAGAAAATAGATCTTACATTAAACGAAAAAGTAAGACTTTTTGCCAATCAGATTATTGAACATGCAACGGAGAAAAAAGTACGGTTGATGGGATTCTCCTACGGTGCAACAGTGGCGTTTGAGGTCGCAAAAATGCTGGAACAGGAAGGTTTTGAAACTACGTTGCTTGTTATAGACCGCCCGGTAATCAAACGTAGATCTTTCCTTGGACTTAAAACGGCTTCCGCAGAACACGAAGATATCAATCAGTTTCTTGACAAGATCAAAATGATCGATCCTGCCATATCCTATCTGAATGATATCACCATCAACTGGAATAATAATATCAAGCTGACAGAAAAATATCAGCAAAAAGGAAGTATAAAAGGAAAGCTGATCGCATTTAAGTCGAAGGAGAATATGAGTAAGGACTTCCTTAGTATGGAAGACTGGAATGAGTTTACCGTTAATGCGTTTACACATTACTATTTATCCGGCGACCACTACGAAAGCCTAGAACTGGATGAGAATATCGATAAAATTTATGAAGCGCTACAGCAGCATGATAATATTAAAGAGGTTATAAAAGCGGGCTTGTAA